In Mesorhizobium sp. M9A.F.Ca.ET.002.03.1.2, the DNA window GGCGAGGTCGTCCTCGAGCGTCTGCGAAAGCAGGCTGCGATCGCTGGCGAGCCTGTCGGAATGGTCCCCGACCAGGCCCCTGATGCCGGACAGGTCGCTTTCGAGCGAGCGCGACAGCTCGGCGCGGTCTTCCGCCAGTTTGGCGGAATGGTTTTCGATGAGACCCTTGATGCCGACAATGTCGGTTTCCAGCGCCTTGGCGAGTATGGCGCGACCTTCGGCGATCTTCTCGACCTGACCGGCGACCAGGCCGTCGATGCTGGCGCGGCTGTCGGCCAGCTTGCCGAGGTCGGCTTCGAGGGCGCGCGACAGAATGCTGCGGCCTTCGGCCAGCTTGCCAACATGGCCGGCAACCATTTCGTCAATGATCGTACGGGCTTGTACAAGTTTTCCGGAGTCTTCGTTCAAGGCCTGTGAAAGCCTGCTGCGGCCCTCTTCGAGCCTTTCGAGATGGCTGCCGAGCGAAGCATCGATGGCGGCGCGCGATTCGTTGACCTTGCGCAGATCCTCTTCGAGAGCGCGCGCGATCAGGCCGCGGCCTTCGGCAAGCTTCTGCACCTGGTCGGTGACAGCTGCGTCGATACCTTCACGGCTTTCGGCGAATTTCTCAAGATCGGCCTGCATTGCGGCCGCCATGCGTTCGCGGCTTTCGGAAAGCTTGCGGCTGTGGTTCTCGACAGCTTCCTCGATGCCGACGCGGGCATCGGCAAGCCGCTGAATATCGGCGTCGAAGGAGCGCGACACCACGTGACGGGCCGCTTCCATGCGCCCGGCGAAATCGCCGGCGCGCGCCTCAAGCATGGAAGAGGTCGACGAAACGATGTCGGCCATGTCGGCGCCGATCTGGGTCTTGCCCTGATCGATCATCGCCGACAGCGTCTCCCTGCTTTCCTGGAAGGTATGGGCGATTTCGCGCGCGCGCTCGACCAGGGTCTCGTTGATCTGGCGCGCGCGGGCCTCGAGCGCCGCGTTGAGCTTCTGCGTGCCGGTGTCCAGCGCTTCGGCGCGGGTCTGGAATTCACCAATCAGCGCCTGACCGCGTTCGGCCAGCGTCCGCTCGATGCCGTCGAGGCTGGCTTCAAATTCGGAGTTGAGCGTGCGCGCGGCGCCGCCGAGCAGCGACACCATGCCGGAGGTCCGATCGTCGAGCAGATCGGTCAATGACCGGGTGAGGCCGTCGGTCGTGTCCGTCAGCTTGGCGATGCGCGTATCGAGCAGGCTGGCGAAGGCTTCGCCGGAGGTCGACAGGCGGTCCGTGATCGTATCGAGCCGGCCTTCCACCTGATCGAAGATCGATGTCGAGCTTTCGTTGATCCTGTCGATCAGCGTATCGCCGGAATTGTTGATGGTCATCGACAGGTTGGTCGAGGCATTGAGGATGCTGTCGCGAATGATGTCGCTGGCAGCCCCGATTTCGTCCTTCAGCGTCGCATGCGCGCTGGTGATCGAGGCGCGCACGCGCTCGGCGTGCGTGACAACCGCTTCGCGCTCGCTGCCCAGCCCGTCGACCAGCGATCGGATACGGGATTCATTCTCCGAATAGGAGCGTTCGATCTGGTTCACCTCGCTGTGGACCAGTGTTTCGAGCTCGACGGCACGCGCAAGCGTGCGTTCGATGCCTTCACCCATGGCCGCCACCTCGCGGCGAACGGCTTGCCCGATCATCATGACGCGATCCTGGGCGATGTTTTCCGGCTCGGTCAGGCGGAAAGCCACTTCCGTCATCGACTGAGCCGCGATGCGCATTTCCTGCGCGCGGCGAATCATGGCTGCAAACGCCCAGAACAGCAGGACGGGCAGGAGCGTAGCGGCCGCCAGGCCGATCAGCTCGGGACGGGCGAAAAACTGGTCGGGCGTGCGGATTTGCCAGATGCCTGGTCCAAACAGCAGATTGGCCAATGCGCCGGCGCCCGCGATCCAGATGAGCGAAACGAGCGCCACGACCCAGTAGATCGTGTTCGAGGCACGCCGATTGAGGGTATGCAGCAGCGTCTTGTAATCTTTTGGGCGAGGGTCATTGGCCGGCGTGAACCCGGTCGGCTGTGAGCCATTGCGCGTTTCCACAGGGCGCAGTTCAGTCGGCTTTGCCTTTGCCGCGGGCTGTGCTTTCTGGTCCTGGTTGGCGACAGGCTCCGCCTTCTGGCCTAGGTTGGCGACAGGCTCCGCCTTCTCGGCGACGGGCTCGGCATTCTGGTTGCGGCCTTCGCGTGCCAATTCGTCGGCAGCCTGCGATATCTGCGCTTCCAGATCTTCCATCGACGCGGCGATGTCGAGGTCGACTGCATCGCCGCTCAGATCGATATCAAGTGCCTTTTCGAGTTCCTTGGCTACGTCGCTGTCGAGCGTTCTTGAAGTCGTTGTTTTCTTCGCCATGCCTTCGCTACCCTGTACAAGCTGCCGCGGGACTTATGGATTCTGCTTATCGTGTCCCGCGCAAGAGGCTGAAAATGGACCTGTCGTATCGTAATGACACACCGGGGTAAAGAAAACATGCATTCGGCGCGATACGTAAAACTTTAAATATAGGGTTAACGAAACTGTGATTCCGGCGCCGTTATCGCAACATTTTTCCGGGCCAATCATTAACCCGTTGTCCACAGGATGCGCCTATTTTTTCGGCTGGAAGAACGGAGTTGCAGATTCATGCGTGGCGAAAACGGCATTGCCTTCTCGATGCCTGGCGGCGACGTGTCGGGAACGGCCGGGTCGCGGCCTGTGGATCTGGCGCATCTCGCGCGCCAGACGATGGGCGACCGTAGCCTCGAGCAGGAGGTGCTGGCGCTGTTCGTGCAGCAGGCGCTGTCCGTTCGCGACAAGATCCTCGACGCCGATGTGAGGCAACGACTGCTTCTGGCGCACGGGCTGAAAGGCTCGGCGCGCGGCGTCGGCGCCTTCGCCATTGCCGATTGCGCCAGCGCGATCGAACTTCAGCCTGAAGATACCAATACGCTCAAGCGGCTTGGCTCCCTGATCGAAGAAGTCCGCGATTTCGTCGCCGCCATCAGCCGTTAAACCCATTTCCGAAAAAAACGGCATAGAGCGCCGCTTTCGCGCCGCAGTTGACTTGTCTGCCGGAGTGATTATCTCGGCTGGGACTCCCTTCAGGTGACAAATGACCAAGCTGACATTCATCGCCCATGACGGCACACATTTTGGCGTCGACGCCGAAAACGGCTCGACCGTCATGGAGAACGCGATCCGCAACGCCGTGCCGGGGATCGAGGCCGAATGCGGTGGCGCCTGCGCCTGCGCGACCTGCCATGTCTATGTCGACGAGGCATGGACGGCGGAGGTCGGCGAGCCGGAAGCAATGGAGGAGGACATGCTGGACTTCGCCTACGACGTCCAGCCGAACTCGCGGCTCTCCTGTCAGATCAAAGTGCGTGATGCTCTCGACGGCCTGGTTGTACGCGTGCCAGCCCGCCAAGGCTGAAGCGTGAAGGCTGAAGCCCCGGTTATAGCCGATTTTTGCGACCCCGGCTTGGCAGCCGGCCAATGGTCATGCAGTGTCGCGCCGTTACAGCGTCCTTGTGTCCTCTTGGGCGCGAAAGGGAGCTGTAGCACAGTGATCCGGCGCATGGTCCCCAGCGAAAATCGATTCCGATCTTCGCGGTCATGCGCACCGAAGGCGCATTCATGACCGATATCACCAGGACGGACGTACTCATTGTCGGGGCAGGGCCTGTCGGCTTGTTCGCCGTATTCGAGCTCGGCCTCTTCGACATGAAGTGCCATCTGATCGACATACTCGACCGGCCCGGCGGGCAATGCGCCGAACTCTATCCGGAAAAGCCGATCTACGACATTCCGGGCTGGCCATCGATCTCGGCGCAGGGCCTGGTCGACAAGCTGCTCGAGCAGATTGCGCCGTTCAAGCCCGACTTCACCTTCAACCGCATGGTCTCAAGCCTCGAAAAGCTCGAGGACGGCAGCTTTCGCGTCATCACCGACGAGAACGAGGTGTTCGAAGCCAAGGTTGTGGTGATCGCCGCCGGCGGCGGCTCGTTCCAGCCGAAGCGGCCGCCGATCCCGGGCATCGAGCTTTATGAGGGCAAGAGCGTCTTCTACTCGGTTCGCCGCATGGAGGAATTCCGCGGCCACGACCTCATCATCGTCGGCGGCGGCGATTCGGCGCTCGACTGGACGCTGAACCTGCAGCCGGTGGCCAAGGCCGTGACGCTGGTCCACAGGCGTCCGGAATTCCGCGCGGCGCCCGACAGCGTCAACAAGATGTACGCCATGCAGGAGATGAAGGAGCTGGATTTCCAGGTCGGCCAGGTGACGGGACTGACCGGCGTCGACGGTCAGCTATCCTCGGCGACCATCAAGGGCCCCGGCGGCGATATCGAGCTGCCGTGCACGCGCATGCTGCCGTTCTTCGGCCTGACCATGAAGCTCGGGCCGATCGCCGAATGGGGGCTCAATCTTCATGAGAACATGATCCCGGTCGACACCGAGAAATTCCAGACGTCGGTGCCGGGCATCTTCGCCGTCGGCGACATCAACTGGTACCCCGGCAAGCTGAAGCTGATCCTGTCGGGATTCCATGAGGTCGCGCTGATGGCGCAGGCGGCCAAGCGCATCATCAGCCCCGGCGAGCGCATCGTGTTCCAGTACACGACCTCGTCGACCAGCCTGCAGAAGAAGCTCGGCGTCGCCGGCTGAGGTTTGTCCTTACTCCACGCGAATAGGCGCCTCGGTCTCGGCATGGCCGCGCAGCGGCTTCTCCGGCATCAGCCCGAGCGTGACAAGCGATACGAGCAGCGTCGCCGCGGCGGCAAGAAAGATCATCACGAACGGTGTGGCCGACGCGACAGGGCCGGCCGCCTGCGCGCCTTCGCTGGCCAAAGGGAGGCCATAGCCGAGGGCGACCGCGCCGAGCATGGCGACGCCAAGCGCGCTGCCCAGCGAGCGAAGGAAAGCCAGCACGCCGGTCGCGACACCAAGATGCGGGCGGTCGACGGCGTTCTGGACCGCGATGGTGACGACCGGGAACGTCGTCCCGGCGCCCAGCCCTATGCAGGTCGTCAGAACCTCGACAACCGCCAGCGAGGCATGTCCGGCGACAAGGCCGAGCAGCCCGAGGCAGGCTATGGCGAAGATCGTTCCTACCAGCGCGATCCGCTTGTAATGAATGAAGCGCGGTATCATGCGGCCGCTGAATGTCGCGCCGGCGACGGTGCCGAGCAACAGCCCGAGCATCGCGATGCCCGAATTGCTGGCCGAGAGACCAAGGACCGACTGCAGGTAGACGGGCAGGTAGACCGCCAGGCCGACATTGGCGGCCTGCAGCAGGAACATCGACAGGGTGCCGGCAAGCACGATCGGATTGCCGAGCACTTCGAGCGAGATCAGCGGTTCGGCCGCGCGCATGAGCCGGAGCGCAAAGGCGCCGCTGAAGACAGCCGAGCAGGCGAGTAGCCCGAGGATTTCGCGCGACGTCCATGGATAGGCGCTGCCGCCCCAATTCAGTGCAAGAAGCAATAGCGCGGTGGCCACCACGAGAAGCAGCGCGCCGAGGCCGTCGATACTGTGATGCCTTGCGGCGACCGGCAGTTTCTTGAGCGGCTTGTTGATGATCGCCATCGCCAGAAGGCCGAGCGGGATGTTGATCCAGAAGATCAGCGACCAGTGCAGATGTTCGGCGAAAGAGCCGCCGAGCAGCGGTCCGGCGACGCTGGCAACCGCCCAAGTGCCCGCGATCCAGGCGGCGTAACGTGCCCGTTCGCGCGGTGGAACGAGGTCGCCGATCACGGTTTGCGTCAGGGCGAACAAGCCGCCGCCGCCGGCACCCTGGATAGCCCGTCCAACGACCAGGACGAGCATGTTGGGAGCCATGGCGCTGACAAGCGATCCGGCGAGAAAGATGAGGATTGCCGCATAGACGGTCGGCCGGCGGCCGTAGACGTCGGAGATCTTGCCGTAGAGCGGCGCCGTGGCGGTCGCGGTCAAGAGGTAGCCGGTCACGATCCACGGCAGATATTCGGGATGCCCAAGCAAACGCGCGATGGTCGGCATTGCCGGCGCGACGATGGTCTGGTCGAGCGCCGCCAGCAGCATCGACAACAGCACGCCGCCGATGATGGCGTTCTTTTCGCGTTCCGTCAGCGGCGACGCTTCTACCGGCGCCGTGGCCGCTTCGCTGACTACTTTATCCATCGATCCACTCCGTCCGCCCGCTGGCGACACTGTCTCCAGAGGAAGAGCCGAGGCCGTCCGTCTAAGCGCCGGTGACGGCGACAGGCCGGAAATCGGACCCTCTGAATTGGGCTGTGGACCTCGTTGGGGCAGCGGGGCTTCGAATCCCGCCAGGCGGGATCGCCGGACTACCGACCGGCATGCGTTTCGTATAACAGCGGCGTGGCAATAGCAGGCGATCCCGGACGTGTCGAGGCGCAGGCCTAGCCAGTGCCTAAATCGTTACTATCCGGTCCAGGTCAACCTGGCAGCCGGCCGTTCTCGATGCGCTCCATGCGATAGCGCAGCAGCCGCAGGATGCGGCTTTCGAAATTGATGGTTTCGACGCGATCGAATTGCACCTGGGCCCGGTCGTGCTTGGCAAGAATAGCGGCGGTGATCTCCGCGGCCCTGGCCTTGGCCATGTCGCAGGTCTTCTGCGGGTAAGTCGCCTTCAGCGCATCCTCGAGTTCGCGGGCATGGTTCTTGGCGATCTCGACATGGCGGTCCTCATGTCGCTTGATGTCGGCGGACAATGTGTCCCAAAACAGCCTTACGCCGACGTCGGCCTTGCGCGGGCGGCGCCACTCGGGAAGGATGACCTTGACCTTGACGATGACGTTGGCGTCGGCAATCCCGCAGGAATTCGATTTTTGCGCATAGCTGACGCGGGTGGTGAACGCCATCTGGGTGGCGCCTGGATGCCGCATCCCGGTGCTTTTCACCTGGGGTCCACGTTTCGTAAGCTGGGTTCCGATATCATCGAGCGTCCTGCCGCCGATGCTGAAGTAGCTATATGTCTTAACCAGTGACGCCGCGTCCGCCGGCAAGGCGGCAAATGCGAGCATCAGAGCGTAGCGCAAGGGTCGTTTCGTCATGTTGCCTCTTCGCCCACCTTGCTTTACGGCCGTTGCCGACGCAACGGAATTGATCCGTGGCGGATCATACATGGTTGATCGACAATGACGACAGGGCAATGGCAGCTGGCGCATGGGCGTCATCTCGACCTTGGCGGCAAGGCCGTGATCGTGGGTATCCTCAATGTCACGCCGGACAGTTTCTCCGACGGTGGGCAGTTTGCAGCACCCGAACAGGCGGTGGCCCAGGCGCGCCGGATGGTGGAAGAAGGGGCCTCCGTCATCGATGTCGGCGGAGAATCGACACGCCCCGGTGCGTCTGCGGTAACCATTGAGGAAGAGCAGGCCCGCGTGCTGCCCGTCGTCGAGGCGCTCGCCAGGCTTGGCGAGACGCTGATTTCGGTCGACACCTATCGCGAGGACACCGCCCGGCTTGCCGTCGCCGCCGGCGCGCATATCGTCAACGATGTCTGGGGCCTGCAGCGCGAACCAGGCATTGCACGCGTCGCGGCCGAAACCGGCGCCGGGCTCGTCATCATGCACACCGGGCGTGACAGGCAAAAACTGCCCGACGTGATCGAGGATCAGTTTTTCTTCTTGAGGAAGTCACTGGAAATCGCCCGCCGGAGCGGCGTTGCCGATGACCAGATCGTGCTCGATCCGGGCTTTGGCTTCGCCAAGGAGACAGCCGAGGAGAACCTCGACCTGATGGCACGGTTTTCCGAACTTGGTGCCTTGGGCTGTCCGCTGATGGCGGGCACATCGCGAAAGCGCTTCATCGGCGCCGTCACCGGCCGCGACGCCTCGGCCAGGGGTGCTGGAACAGCGGCGACGAGCGTCATCCTGAGGCTCAAAGGCGCGCAGCTTTTTCGCGTCCACGATGTCGCAATCAATGCGGATGCGCTGGCGCTTGCGGATGCTATGCTGGCGCGTGAAACCGCCGCATAGGCTCGAAGTCGGAATCGATTTCTTGCTGCGCTGACCTCCGGTTCGGAAAGCGCGATGCGTGGATCTAAAACGTTAGAGCATAGTTGTACGTCCAGGTGGACGCACCTCGCTCTAATCGAGCAGGACGCTGAGCGATGTATGTCATCCGCATGAAGAACTGCGCTTTCTTCGCCCGGCACGGCGTTCTGGATGAGGAGGAGACGCTCGGCCAGCGCTTCTATGTCGACGCTACGCTCACCGTCGAACCCGGCCGCGCGCTGGTCGATGATTCCATCGAGGATACCGTCCACTATGGTGTCGCCTTCGGGGTGATCGAAAAGATCATAACCGGGGAGAGGCGGTTTCTGATAGAAGCGCTGGCGCTGGAAGTGGCTCGGGCGTTGACGGCCCGGTTTCCCCAGATCAAAAGAGCCGAGATCACTGTGCGCAAGCCGAACGCGCCGGTGCCCGGCGTACTCGATCATGTCGAGGTGACCGTTGTCTGGCCAGAATAATAATAACGATAACACTGTCTACCTCAGCCTTGGCGGCAATCTCGGCGACCCGGCAAAGTCGATGGCTGCTGCGCTGCGCATGCTGGACGCCGACGAGAACGCGCGCGTCGTCGTCGTCTCTTCGCTTTACCGCACGCCACCCTGGGGCAAGCTCGACCAGCCGCATTTTCTCAATGCGGCTGCCGAAATTTCGACTTCGCTCGCACCACATGCATTGCTCGATCTTTGTCTTGACGTCGAACGCAGACTGAAGCGGGTGCGCGAGGAACGCTGGGGCCCACGCCTGATAGACATCGATATTCTGGTGTTCGGCGATCGGATCATCCACGAAACCGGGCTGGAAGTGCCGCATCCGCGCATGCTGGAGCGCGCCTTTGTTCTGGCGCCGCTGGCCGAGATCGCGCCCCGCCTCACCGTAGGCGGCAGAAGCGTGCCGGAGCGGCTTGCCGCTCTCGACAGCGCCGGCATCGAGCAATTGTCGTCCGGCCGGGATTGGTGGCTGGTCTAATGCATGTCGCCCAGTGACTTCGGTTTTGGGACAACGACATGCATAGAAACAAAAACCTAAAGCGCGTCGCATGAATCCGTTTCAGCGACGCGCTTTAGAGCCGGATGCGTTCAAATTGAACTGAGCATCCCGCTCTATCTGTTTGTTTTAGCCGCATTTCTGCGACGCCAGGTGATTCCACTTGGCTGCAAAAAGCTCAGCCGGAAAATCCGCCGCCGTCGAGGAACGCCTGTTCCTCCGGTGTCGTCTCGCGGCCAAGCATCCTGTTTCGATGCGGAAAGCGGCCGAAGCGCTGGATGATCTCCAGATGCTCGGCCGCATATTTCAGATAGGATTGGGCCCTGGCGGTGAAGAGGTCCATCGATGTGAGCTGATCAGCGAGATGCTCGGAATGCTCATACGGCAAATAGAGAAAAGCGCGCAGGTCTTCGTCGAGCGCCATGTCCTGGCCGGCGGCGATCGCCTTTTCGGCGAAATGCCGTGCCAGCGGGTCGGTAGCGTACATATGGCCGGTGCCGCGAAAGCAGTTTCGCGGGAATTGGTCGAGCAGGATCATCAGCGCCAGTGAGCCTTCGGCATGTTCCGACCAGTCGTCACATTCCCGCCGCGCGGCGGCGTAATGCAGGTCCAAAAACCGATTGCGGAACTCCGCGTCGAAGGCGTCATTCTTCTCGAACCATGCATCCTTCCCGGCGTCACGCCAGAATTTGGCGACTGGAACGGCTCGGCTATCCATGTCCATCAATGGTTCCTCGATCAGTCCGCAGACTCGGATTTATGCAGCACGCCGGCGGTCTCTTCGTTGAGCGCCTGGCCGGTGCGGCGTGGCGGGGTGAGCGGTGTCGGGATGGGCGTGCCGATGTTGCCCTTCAGGAAGCGTTGTCCGGCGCGAATGCCTTCAGCGAGCTGCATTTCGAAGCGGGCGGAGTCGCGGCGCCGGACGTCCTCGATCACTTCGGCGACCTCTTCCGGGTCGATGCCCAGGGCTTCGAGGGTGGAACCGCCGAAAACGAGGGCTGATTCGAAGGTTTCCCGGAGCTGGAAATCGACGCCCGCACGAATCAATTGCAGCGCGGTGCCGCGATCGAAGGCTCTTGCCAGCACCGTGAGCAAGGGAAACTCCCCCTTGATGAGTTCGGCAATGCGGATGGCGACATCGGCCTTGTCGACGCATATGAGCACGGCGCGCGCGCGGCCGGCACCTGCGGCATGGAGAATGTCCAGCCGCGTGCCGTCGCCATAGTAGACCTTGAAGCCGAAATCGGCGGCCGCCTGGATCATTTCGACGTCATTGTCGATGATCGAGACATCGATCCCGCGCAACAGCAGAGGCTGGCTGGCGATCTGGCCGAACCGGCCGAAACCGATGATCAGCACGCTGCCGGAAAGGCCATCGGCGACGTCGACGCCTTCGAGCGACTGCTCGTCGCGCGGGGTGAGATATCGCAGCGCTACGATGGCCAGCGGCGTCAGCACCATGGAGATTATGACGATCGCCGTCAGTGTCGCATTGGCCTGGCTGTCGATGATGCCGACCGCCGCTGCCGCGGAATAGAGAACGAAGGCGAATTCGCCGCCTTGCGCCATGAAGACGGCGCGCTCAAGCGCTTCGCGATGGCCGGTCTTGAGGATGCGGGCGACGAGATAGATGCCGAACGCCTTTATCGCCATGTAGGCGACGACGTAGACGGCGACGAGCCGCCAGTTCTCGACGACCACGCGCAGGTCGAGCGACATGCCGACCGCGAGGAAGAACAGCCCGAGCAGGACACCGCGGAACGGTTCGACGTCGGCCTCCAGCTGATGGCGGAAGGTGGATTCCGACAACAGCACGCCGGCCAGGAAAGCGCCCATCGCCATCGACAGGCCGCTGAGCTGCATGGCAAGCGCCGATCCCAGAACGACCAGAAGGGCGGCCGCGGTCATTACCTCGCGGGCGCGGGCATCCGCCAGGATGCGGAAGAACGGATTGAGCAGATAACGCCCGGCCAGCACCAGCCCGACGATGGCGGCAAGGCCGATGCCCACTTCCGTCAGCCGGTCCGACAGGCTCATGTCGCCACCGCCCGGCGCCAGGAAGGCGATGAGGGCCAGCAGCGGCACGATTGCCAGATCCTCGAGCAGC includes these proteins:
- a CDS encoding Hpt domain-containing protein, which translates into the protein MRGENGIAFSMPGGDVSGTAGSRPVDLAHLARQTMGDRSLEQEVLALFVQQALSVRDKILDADVRQRLLLAHGLKGSARGVGAFAIADCASAIELQPEDTNTLKRLGSLIEEVRDFVAAISR
- a CDS encoding DUF922 domain-containing protein, translated to MTKRPLRYALMLAFAALPADAASLVKTYSYFSIGGRTLDDIGTQLTKRGPQVKSTGMRHPGATQMAFTTRVSYAQKSNSCGIADANVIVKVKVILPEWRRPRKADVGVRLFWDTLSADIKRHEDRHVEIAKNHARELEDALKATYPQKTCDMAKARAAEITAAILAKHDRAQVQFDRVETINFESRILRLLRYRMERIENGRLPG
- a CDS encoding 2Fe-2S iron-sulfur cluster-binding protein, encoding MTKLTFIAHDGTHFGVDAENGSTVMENAIRNAVPGIEAECGGACACATCHVYVDEAWTAEVGEPEAMEEDMLDFAYDVQPNSRLSCQIKVRDALDGLVVRVPARQG
- the folB gene encoding dihydroneopterin aldolase — its product is MYVIRMKNCAFFARHGVLDEEETLGQRFYVDATLTVEPGRALVDDSIEDTVHYGVAFGVIEKIITGERRFLIEALALEVARALTARFPQIKRAEITVRKPNAPVPGVLDHVEVTVVWPE
- a CDS encoding monovalent cation:proton antiporter-2 (CPA2) family protein is translated as MAAEAAGSDLIHVVALLAAGVVAVPIFKRMGLGSILGYLAAGVVIGPFGIGIFSESEAILHVAELGVVMFLFIIGLEMQPSRLWGLRREIFGLGALQVGVCALLLTGVGLAGGFPISQSFVAGAGFVLTSTAIVMQLLEERGEIAAPKGQRIVSILLLEDLAIVPLLALIAFLAPGGGDMSLSDRLTEVGIGLAAIVGLVLAGRYLLNPFFRILADARAREVMTAAALLVVLGSALAMQLSGLSMAMGAFLAGVLLSESTFRHQLEADVEPFRGVLLGLFFLAVGMSLDLRVVVENWRLVAVYVVAYMAIKAFGIYLVARILKTGHREALERAVFMAQGGEFAFVLYSAAAAVGIIDSQANATLTAIVIISMVLTPLAIVALRYLTPRDEQSLEGVDVADGLSGSVLIIGFGRFGQIASQPLLLRGIDVSIIDNDVEMIQAAADFGFKVYYGDGTRLDILHAAGAGRARAVLICVDKADVAIRIAELIKGEFPLLTVLARAFDRGTALQLIRAGVDFQLRETFESALVFGGSTLEALGIDPEEVAEVIEDVRRRDSARFEMQLAEGIRAGQRFLKGNIGTPIPTPLTPPRRTGQALNEETAGVLHKSESAD
- the folK gene encoding 2-amino-4-hydroxy-6-hydroxymethyldihydropteridine diphosphokinase; its protein translation is MSGQNNNNDNTVYLSLGGNLGDPAKSMAAALRMLDADENARVVVVSSLYRTPPWGKLDQPHFLNAAAEISTSLAPHALLDLCLDVERRLKRVREERWGPRLIDIDILVFGDRIIHETGLEVPHPRMLERAFVLAPLAEIAPRLTVGGRSVPERLAALDSAGIEQLSSGRDWWLV
- a CDS encoding MDR family MFS transporter codes for the protein MDKVVSEAATAPVEASPLTEREKNAIIGGVLLSMLLAALDQTIVAPAMPTIARLLGHPEYLPWIVTGYLLTATATAPLYGKISDVYGRRPTVYAAILIFLAGSLVSAMAPNMLVLVVGRAIQGAGGGGLFALTQTVIGDLVPPRERARYAAWIAGTWAVASVAGPLLGGSFAEHLHWSLIFWINIPLGLLAMAIINKPLKKLPVAARHHSIDGLGALLLVVATALLLLALNWGGSAYPWTSREILGLLACSAVFSGAFALRLMRAAEPLISLEVLGNPIVLAGTLSMFLLQAANVGLAVYLPVYLQSVLGLSASNSGIAMLGLLLGTVAGATFSGRMIPRFIHYKRIALVGTIFAIACLGLLGLVAGHASLAVVEVLTTCIGLGAGTTFPVVTIAVQNAVDRPHLGVATGVLAFLRSLGSALGVAMLGAVALGYGLPLASEGAQAAGPVASATPFVMIFLAAAATLLVSLVTLGLMPEKPLRGHAETEAPIRVE
- a CDS encoding DUF924 family protein, with protein sequence MDMDSRAVPVAKFWRDAGKDAWFEKNDAFDAEFRNRFLDLHYAAARRECDDWSEHAEGSLALMILLDQFPRNCFRGTGHMYATDPLARHFAEKAIAAGQDMALDEDLRAFLYLPYEHSEHLADQLTSMDLFTARAQSYLKYAAEHLEIIQRFGRFPHRNRMLGRETTPEEQAFLDGGGFSG
- a CDS encoding NAD(P)/FAD-dependent oxidoreductase translates to MTDITRTDVLIVGAGPVGLFAVFELGLFDMKCHLIDILDRPGGQCAELYPEKPIYDIPGWPSISAQGLVDKLLEQIAPFKPDFTFNRMVSSLEKLEDGSFRVITDENEVFEAKVVVIAAGGGSFQPKRPPIPGIELYEGKSVFYSVRRMEEFRGHDLIIVGGGDSALDWTLNLQPVAKAVTLVHRRPEFRAAPDSVNKMYAMQEMKELDFQVGQVTGLTGVDGQLSSATIKGPGGDIELPCTRMLPFFGLTMKLGPIAEWGLNLHENMIPVDTEKFQTSVPGIFAVGDINWYPGKLKLILSGFHEVALMAQAAKRIISPGERIVFQYTTSSTSLQKKLGVAG
- the folP gene encoding dihydropteroate synthase, with the translated sequence MTTGQWQLAHGRHLDLGGKAVIVGILNVTPDSFSDGGQFAAPEQAVAQARRMVEEGASVIDVGGESTRPGASAVTIEEEQARVLPVVEALARLGETLISVDTYREDTARLAVAAGAHIVNDVWGLQREPGIARVAAETGAGLVIMHTGRDRQKLPDVIEDQFFFLRKSLEIARRSGVADDQIVLDPGFGFAKETAEENLDLMARFSELGALGCPLMAGTSRKRFIGAVTGRDASARGAGTAATSVILRLKGAQLFRVHDVAINADALALADAMLARETAA